A region of Salvia splendens isolate huo1 chromosome 17, SspV2, whole genome shotgun sequence DNA encodes the following proteins:
- the LOC121775128 gene encoding LOW QUALITY PROTEIN: bifunctional sesquiterpene synthase 1-like (The sequence of the model RefSeq protein was modified relative to this genomic sequence to represent the inferred CDS: inserted 1 base in 1 codon) gives MEHKNHIASITTASRPLANFHPNVWGDRFLVYTPQPCKDGEKELVEKLKEEVREELKEASNDIIGLLKLVDAIQRLGIEYHFEEEIDQAMQKLSQIFKDFCNDKDDLYTIALGFRLLRQHGYKISCSIFEKFKDDVNGSSKAPDTAEGIMGILEFFEATHLRVNGEDILDDGYVSSRKLLESSLPLLTNPVAEQVDHALHQYSKRRGLPRVEARHYISIYGQFDSHHPKLLKLAKLDFNMLQDMHKEELSELYRWWKDLEVPTKLFYARDRMVECYFWILGVYFEPKYAKGRQITTKMIATASLFDDSFDAYATFEELELFMVAIERWSMSCLDEIPEYMRGFYKALLEAFEDIEEYMLKXGTLYRLGYGIEAMKVMARDYFTEIKWREEKYKPESEEYMHVATASTAYTSLIICSFLGMGDCVTKEAFEFVLSKQDIVKATLNICRLTDDIMGHEFERKREHIPSMVECYTEEHNKSKEEAVDELLKRIETAWKLINEAFLKPTKIPTPPLSRILNFARVIEVIYSKGDWYTHVGPEMQNLITQLLIDPVP, from the exons ATGGAGCACAAGAATCATATTGCTTCAATCACTACTGCTTCTCGACCTCTTGCAAATTTTCACCCAAATGTATGGGGAGATCGCTTCCTTGTCTACACTCCACAACCATGCAAG GATGGTGAAAAGGAATTGGTTGAGAAGCTAAAAGAGGAAGTGAGAGAAGAGCTAAAGGAGGCATCTAACGACATCATAGGGTTACTGAAATTGGTGGATGCAATACAAAGATTGGGCATTGAGTATCACTTTGAAGAAGAGATCGATCAAGCTATGCAAAAATTGTCCcaaatttttaaagatttttgCAATGACAAAGATGATTTATACACCATTGCTCTTGGTTTTCGCCTTTTAAGACAACATGGATACAAAATATCATGCA GTATATTCGAGAAATTTAAGGATGATGTAAATGGAAGTAGCAAGGCTCCCGACACAGCGGAGGGTATTATGGGAATCCTTGAATTTTTCGAGGCCACGCATCTGAGAGTCAACGGCGAAGACATTCTAGATGACGGCTACGTTTCTAGTCGGAAGCTTCTAGAATCTTCTTTGCCGCTTCTAACCAATCCCGTTGCTGAGCAAGTGGACCACGCGCTGCACCAATACTCGAAACGCAGGGGACTGCCACGTGTCGAGGCGAGGCACTACATCTCCATCTACGGCCAATTTGACTCTCATCATCCAAAACTTCTCAAGCTTGCAAAGTTGGATTTCAACATGCTGCAGGATATGCACAAAGAGGAGCTAAGTGAGCTCTATAG GTGGTGGAAAGATTTGGAGGTTCCGACAAAGTTATTTTATGCGAGAGATCGAATGGTGGAGTGCTACTTTTGGATACTGGGAGTCTATTTCGAACCAAAATATGCTAAGGGTAGACAGATTACAACCAAAATGATTGCAACAGCATCGCTGTTTGATGATTCCTTTGACGCCTATGCTACTTTTGAAGAATTGGAGCTCTTTATGGTAGCAATTGAAAG GTGGAGCATGTCGTGTTTGGATGAAATTCCGGAATATATGAGAGGTTTTTACAAGGCACTATTGGAAGCCTTTGAAGATATTGAGGAATATATGCTCA AGGGGACTTTGTATCGCCTTGGCTATGGAATTGAAGCA ATGAAAGTGATGGCTCGAGACTATTTTACTGAGATTAAATGGAGGGAAGAAAAGTACAAACCGGAGAGCGAGGAGTACATGCATGTTGCAACGGCTAGCACGGCTTATACTTCACTAATTATTTGCTCATTTCTTGGAATGGGAGATTGTGTGACAAAAGAAGCATTCGAATTTGTGCTATCTAAGCAAGATATTGTGAAAGCTACCTTAAATATTTGCAGACTCACTGATGATATTATGGGACATGAG tttgAGAGGAAAAGAGAGCACATACCATCTATGGTGGAGTGCTACACAGAGGAGCATAACAAATCAAAGGAAGAAGCTGTTGATGAATTGCTGAAGCGGATTGAGACAGCGTGGAAGCTCATAAACGAGGCCTTTCTCAAACCAACTAAAATTCCGACCCCTCCACTTTCCCGTATTCTCAATTTCGCCCGTGTGATTGAGGTTATTTACAGCAAGGGCGATTGGTACACACATGTAGGTCCGGAAATGCAAAACCTCATCACTCAACTTCTCATCGACCCCGTCCCGTGA
- the LOC121775127 gene encoding BTB/POZ domain and ankyrin repeat-containing protein NPR1-like produces MLWEFEFILGRNRKEQTNSLLICCGELVMDTSAEPSSSISFTSSSRFSNGLTSSNSMHASGGGSDAGPNLEIISLRKLSSNLGLLLSDSGGDFSDAEVVVEESSVGVHRCILAARSKFFSDLFAKDKVVGGKEGKPRYYMANMLPYGKVGYEAFAIFLSYLYTGKLRASPSEVSTCVDSLCAHDACRPVIDFAVELMYASTIFQVSELVSLFQRRLVNLVGKAVVEDVIPILTVAFHCQLSQLLTVCARRVAQSDLETIFIEKVLLSSVAEDIKLLRLNFQSEQENQAPPVVDPILEKHIKRIHKALDSDDIELVRLLLTESDVTLDEACALHYSAAFCDPKIVSEVLSLGLADVNLRNSRGYTVLHVAARRKEPSIIVSLLTKGASAAEPTFDGHSAVSICRRLTRLKEYQMKREKGQEANKDRICIDVLEREMRRNPTAGHASFLSLAMADDLHMKLLYLEDRVAFARMFFPTEAKLAMEIAYAESTSDLAGLLASRGSSGNLMEVDLNETPASQNKRLISKMETLSRTVELGRRYFPNCSQVLDKFMEDDLPDALYLETGTPEEQKMKRTRFMELKDEVHRAFSKDKAKLHRSGFSSTSSSFKDCKPHKIYKI; encoded by the exons ATGCTGTGGGAATTCGAATTCATCTTAGGTAGGAATAGGAAGGAACAAACAAACTCTTTGCTCATATGCTGTGGTGAATTGGTGATGGATACCTCTGCAGAGCCATCATCTTCAATCAGCTTCACCTCCTCCTCCCGTTTCTcgaatggattgacctcgagcAACAGCATGCACGCCTCCGGTGGTGGATCGGATGCAGGGCCGAATCTCGAAATCATCAGCTTGAGAAAGCTGAGTAGCAATTTGGGGCTGCTGTTGTCGGATTCTGGTGGCGACTTTAGTGATGCGGAGGTTGTGGTGGAAGAGAGTAGCGTGGGCGTGCACCGGTGCATCTTGGCTGCCCGGAGCAAGTTTTTCAGTGACTTGTTTGCCAAGGATAAGGTTGTTGGTGGGAAGGAAGGGAAGCCGAGGTATTACATGGCGAATATGTTGCCTTATGGCAAGGTTGGATACGAGGCGTTTGCGATCTTCTTGAGCTACTTGTACACGGGGAAGCTTAGAGCTTCCCCGTCAGAGGTGTCTACTTGTGTGGATAGTTTGTGTGCTCACGATGCCTGCAGGCCCGTGATCGACTTTGCTGTGGAGTTGATGTATGCATCCACCATTTTTCAAGTCTCCGAGCTTGTTTCTCTTTTTCAG CGTCGCCTTGTGAATTTGGTTGGGAAGGCTGTTGTAGAGGATGTCATCCCGATTCTCACAGTCGCGTTCCATTGTCAATTGAGCCAGCTCCTCACCGTGTGTGCCCGCAGGGTAGCTCAGTCGGACCTTGAGACGATCTTCATTGAGAAGGTCCTCCTGTCTAGTGTTGCAGAGGATATTAAATTGCTTCGTCTCAATTTCCAATCAGAGCAAGAAAATCAAGCGCCTCCCGTGGTGGATCCTATTCTCGAGAAGCACATCAAGAGAATACACAAGGCGTTGGACTCGGACGATATCGAGCTCGTGAGGCTTCTTCTGACCGAGTCCGATGTAACCCTGGACGAGGCCTGTGCTCTGCATTACTCCGCAGCGTTTTGTGATCCCAAGATAGTTTCGGAGGTGCTCAGTCTAGGTTTAGCCGACGTCAATTTGAGGAATTCACGGGGCTACACGGTGCTCCACGTTGCTGCTAGGCGGAAGGAGCCGTCGATTATAGTGTCGCTTCTGACCAAAGGAGCGTCTGCAGCAGAGCCGACTTTCGATGGGCATAGCGCTGTTAGTATCTGCAGGAGGCTGACGAGGCTGAAGGAGTATCAGATGAAACGAGAGAAAGGGCAGGAGGCGAACAAGGACCGAATATGCATCGACgtgttagagagagagatgcgGAGGAATCCAACCGCAGGGCACGCGTCTTTCTTGTCCCTCGCGATGGCCGATGATCTGCACATGAAATTGCTATACTTGGAAGACCGAG TGGCGTTTGCTCGGATGTTCTTCCCTACCGAAGCGAAGTTGGCTATGGAAATCGCGTACGCTGAGTCGACGTCGGACCTTGCTGGCCTTCTCGCATCAAGGGGTTCGAGCGGGAACTTGATGGAGGTGGACTTGAACGAGACGCCCGCCTCCCAAAATAAACGGCTCATTTCAAAAATGGAAACCTTATCTAGAACAG TTGAGTTGGGACGGCGATACTTCCCGAATTGCTCGCAGGTGCTGGACAAGTTCATGGAAGACGACTTGCCCGATGCGCTCTACCTTGAGACGGGCACCCCGGAAGAGCAGAAGATGAAGCGGACGCGCTTCATGGAGCTCAAAGACGAGGTTCATCGAGCGTTCAGCAAGGACAAAGCGAAGCTCCATCGCTCCGGGTTTTCGTCGACGTCTTCCTCCTTCAAAGACTGCAAACctcacaaaatatataaaatttga